A segment of the Cenarchaeum symbiosum A genome:
TACCCCGCAAAGGTGCTGACGTCGGGAGAAGGGGGGATTGTAGTGACGGGCAGCAAAAGAATCCGGGACAGGCTGCGGATGATCAGAAACCACGGCATGGTGCGCGGAAACGACACGAGGATGCCGGGCATGAACCTGAGGATGCCCGAGGTGGGGGCCGCCATAGCAGTAGAGCAGTTCAAGAGGCTGCCGGGGTTCCTCAGCAAGCGCAGGAGAAACGCGGGGGCGCTTGCCGCACTGCTCAAAGGGTCCGGCGTGCTGACGCCGTCTGAGCGGCCGGGCGAGCGTGCAAACTGGTACCTGTACACGATAGAGGCCCGGGGCCGCGGCAGGCTCATGGGCAGGCTCAACGCGGCCGGATACGGGGCGGCAGCGTACTATCCCGTCCCGGTCCACAGGATGCCGTACTATAAGGACGGGACGTCGCTCCCGGCAACAGAGCGGGCCGCAGGCAGGGTGCTCTCGCTGCCGATACACCCCGGCGTCACCCGGCGCGACCTGGAGGGGATGGCCCGGATAATCAGGGGTGCAGCCCGCTGAGCGCGGTAGAGCGGATCCTGGGAGAGGCTTGCAGGATCCTGATCCCGGTGCGCGGGACAGTCCACCTTGGCAACCCGGAATCGACTGTCGCAGTCTGCACTCTTTCAAGCATGGACCTGCTCGACAGGATAGCAGGCTCGGAGCTGATGGAAGAGATAGCCCTGGCGGGCAGGCTGCTCTCGGAGAACGAGGGAATAGACGCGCTAATCCGCTCGGCAAACTCTGGGAACATCAGGACTGTCGTGCTCTGCGGCAGGGAGGTGCGGGGGCACCTGGCGGGACACTCGCTTCTGGAACTGCACAAAAACGGCATCGGTCCCGGTGGCAGGATAGCCGGTT
Coding sequences within it:
- a CDS encoding pyridoxal phosphate-dependent enzyme (COG0399), producing MRVPINAPLLGRRELSAAAAVLKEGALTSAGSAGGRRVQELEKAAASFTGSKYAVVVNSGTAALQAGLLALGVKQGDEVLLPSFTFVATANAVATVGAKPVFVDIGRGYAMDPADLEAKITRRSRAAIPVHLYGGMAPMGEIKRIARKSGLAVLEDAAQALGSALDGRHAGTIGDAGCYSLYPAKVLTSGEGGIVVTGSKRIRDRLRMIRNHGMVRGNDTRMPGMNLRMPEVGAAIAVEQFKRLPGFLSKRRRNAGALAALLKGSGVLTPSERPGERANWYLYTIEARGRGRLMGRLNAAGYGAAAYYPVPVHRMPYYKDGTSLPATERAAGRVLSLPIHPGVTRRDLEGMARIIRGAAR
- a CDS encoding tetrahydromethanopterin S-methyltransferase, subunit A (COG4063) — its product is MRGTVHLGNPESTVAVCTLSSMDLLDRIAGSELMEEIALAGRLLSENEGIDALIRSANSGNIRTVVLCGREVRGHLAGHSLLELHKNGIGPGGRIAGSASPHPVLESGQAEVDLFRGRVDIIDAIGETGLDDIGRLVRSAQ